The Fusarium falciforme chromosome 7, complete sequence genome window below encodes:
- a CDS encoding SMI1-KNR4 domain-containing protein, which produces MATEYDDGPKPEQFPFEFLLRHVDDEPTIADYRFFQQAATGIIETALGFAVLGEVEGATKLLETLKNRGLDPFDVLGHSYPFLKPCMYFAWEATSSWPSWIPDDERTEKKLEELETEGRIPWLERFNEEWQVSEETAKKALDMAYQGIATVLPDYDGTLAGQVAQAEIMWKNGEFSSAANPNGPMTVYRTAGLMIALDIYLWLGKEEEAQTTFERICGRLQYEEQSSNWRAHIHPAKLRPAVIRALQMAEHRLEHGPKRRYKGESIEKLAHAISANTFHNCPYDVFAAYRPPEKPRSRPEDAHGLLRPPCSPSDIADLEKRLGVTLPEDYKEFLSVANGLGSMWNGQNLVDYLVKAEDICWQDIDFLGGNCIPLLRDDDPSPWTDNRLDWPEVGSFRAICLSGNQNNEESNGHLFLLPPGMVQERKDYFFKEYEKRNDPQRRELGHVVEETYGSMEDFRNLEYVLIRWTPWDIEFYPYGGIRDLLERMAEAALHKDRPWLNIFEPRFRRLA; this is translated from the exons ATGGCCACTGAGTATGACGACGGACCAAAACCGGAGCAATTCCCGTTCGAATTCCTCCTCCGCCATGTCGACGATGAACCCACCATTGCCGACTATCGGTTCTTCCAGCAGGCTGCCACTGGCATTATTGAGACCGCTTTAGGTTTTGCAGTTCTTGGCGAGGTCGAAGGCGCTACCAAGCTCCTCGAAACTCTGAAGAATCGAGGGCTCGATCCCTTTGACGTCCTAGGTCACTCATATCCGTTCCTCAAACCCTGCATGTACTTTGCATGGGAGGCGACCTCATCATGGCCTTCATGGATACCCGACGACGAACGTACCGAAAAAAAGCTTGAGGAACTCGAGACTGAGGGACGAATCCCATGGCTCGAGAGGTTCAACGAGGAATGGCAAGTCTCAGAAGagacggccaagaaggcaCTGGACATGGCGTATCAAGGGATTGCAACTGTACTGCCCGACTACGATGGCACGTTGGCTGGACAGGTTGCACAGGCAGAAATCATGTGGAAGAATGGGGAGTTCTCTTCTGCGGCGAACCCCAACGGACCTATGACG GTATACCGTACTGCCGGACTCATGATTGCTCTCGACATCTACCTGTGGCTggggaaggaagaagaggcccAGACGACATTTGAGAGGATCTGTGGGAGACTTCAGTATGAGGAACAGTCGAGCAACTGGCGTGCTCAC ATTCATCCGGCCAAACTCAGGCCGGCGGTGATCCGAGCCCTGCAAATGGCCGAGCATCGTTTAGAGCATGGACCAAAGCGTCGATACAAGGGCGAGAGTATTGAGAAGCTGGCTCACGCCATCAGTGCAAACACATTCCACAACTGCCCGTACGACGTATTCGCAGCGTATCGCCCGCCAGAGAAGCCCCGGTCTCGGCCTGAAGACGCCCATGGCCTTTTACGACCACCTTGTTCCCCATCAGACATTGCAGACCTGGAGAAGCGACTGGGAGTGACACTTCCCGAGGACTACAAGGAATTCCTCAGCGTCGCCAATGGACTGGGATCTATGTGGAACGGCCAGAATCTGGTCGATTACTTGGTCAAAGCCGAGGATATCTGCTGGCAGGACATCGACTTCCTTGGAGGGAATTGCATTCCCTTGCTACGCGACGACGATCCATCACCTTGGACTGATAACAGACTGGACTGGCCTGAAGTTGGGAGCTTCCGGGCTATATGTCTTTCAGGCAATCAAAACAACGAGGAATCGAATGgccacctcttcctcttaCCCCCAGGGATGGTCCAAGAGCGCAAGGACTACTTCTTCAAGGAGTATGAGAAGAGGAACGATCCCCAGCGGCGTGAACTGGGCCATGTGGTGGAGGAGACTTATGGAAGCATGGAAGACTTTCGAAACTTGGAGTACGTTCTTATCAGGTGGACGCCGTGGGACATTGAGTTTTATCCCTACGGCGGTATCAGAGATCTCCTTGAGCGCATGGCTGAAGCGGCATTGCACAAGGATAGGCCTTGGCTGAATATATTCGAGCCAAGATTTCGCCGGCTTGCATGA
- a CDS encoding Apple domain-containing protein, whose translation MKAYEVVTLLTTLSPIGAYAGLCRPSSALSSSTTAPSESSTLVTDSTTVSMSTLSTTASLATDSTASGESSTSATETISTSTLSTTVSTELSSSTTDSTSLTTSVVSTTTSGESNTDSTTSGESSSLTTDSTTVSTSILSTTTSDAATTTTSAAAQGIEGPNGCCGYPGYFDGHVLALSGLAGDLTAEECAAMCTSDLDCTWYIYYQRKDGDFQCNTYGATPPFVIDETKPTIYYPRECKTCAESQPQPPHQPSCIADIPCRDAGTLDGTQVQFLGLRSVSATENCGDVCATVPDCTHAYRFYDITYGYRCGLTQMGSDTVFIPGTEFYQLWYSRGCNLDTCRDE comes from the coding sequence ATGAAGGCATATGAAGTTGTGACACTGCTTACGACGCTCTCCCCCATCGGGGCGTATGCGGGCTTGTGTCGGCCAAGCTCAGCATTGAGCTCTTCAACCACTGCACCCAGTGAATCCAGTACATTGGTTACGGATTCGACGACCGTCTCAATGTCCACCCTATCTACAACGGCATCTCTAGCGACCGATTCAACGGCATCTGGTGAATCTAGTACCTCGGCTACCGAGACCATCTCAACTTCTACCCTTTCAACCACGGTATCCACCGAACTAAGTAGCTCGACTACGGATTCGACTAGCCTCACAACTTCTGTTGTGTCGACCACGACATCTGGCGAGTCCAATACCGATTCTACGACATCCGGTGAATCTAGTTCCCTAACAACTGATTCCACCACTGTCTCAACTTCGATCCTGTCGACGACAACATCCGACGCTGCCACGACCACAACAAGCGCAGCCGCCCAAGGAATCGAGGGGCCAAACGGTTGCTGCGGCTATCCGGGCTACTTTGATGGCCACGTCCTCGCCCTCTCTGGTCTTGCAGGTGACCTAACCGCTGAGGAATGCGCCGCAATGTGCACATCAGACCTCGACTGCACGTGGTACATCTATTACCAACGAAAAGATGGTGATTTCCAATGTAACACGTACGGAGCGACGCCCCCATTCGTTATCGACGAAACAAAGCCAACCATCTACTACCCACGAGAATGCAAGACCTGCGCAGAGTCTCAACCACAGCCCCCTCATCAGCCGTCATGCATCGCCGATATCCCCTGCCGCGACGCGGGCACACTGGATGGGACGCAGGTACAATTCTTGGGACTACGCTCAGTCTCGGCCACAGAAAACTGCGGCGACGTGTGCGCTACAGTCCCGGACTGCACTCATGCGTATCGCTTCTACGACATTACGTATGGTTACCGATGTGGTTTGACACAAATGGGGTCTGACACTGTCTTCATCCCGGGCACTGAATTCTACCAGCTATGGTATTCGCGTGGCTGCAACCTAGACACGTGTAGAGATGAATAG
- a CDS encoding AB hydrolase-1 domain-containing protein produces MPAESTMITKYPATLIGDPANSSPLIICFHGSGDSCASWIPLAELLGTKYRVLLWDRQDPYMKPESIINGILWYLDQAKLPPPYVLVAHSYGGMFLRLFLDRKHPDVAGVVLVETGQEAETGKGIEERQCRNQILGNKPLVVIRGNTLIGKWKQYEEALVATEGKTSPNLVAQKQMLDAADKEDERLKKAQLALSRCHRYVHIPDCGHDVIQQRPEAVVKEVTWVMDHLQPTSEHSTMGLKALVWLKSLKERFLG; encoded by the coding sequence ATGCCTGCAGAATCAACCATGATCACTAAATATCCTGCCACGCTCATTGGCGACCCAGCCAACTCTTCCCCGTTGATCATCTGCTTCCACGGCTCGGGCGACTCGTGCGCATCCTGGATACCCCTGGCAGAGCTTCTTGGCACCAAATACCGAGTGCTCCTCTGGGACCGCCAGGATCCTTATATGAAGCCCGAGTCGATTATAAACGGGATTCTGTGGTACTTGGATCAAGCGAAACTACCGCCACCTTACGTTTTGGTCGCGCATTCATATGGCGGCATGTTTTTGCGGCTGTTTCTTGACCGAAAACACCCCGATGTGGCGGGGGTGGTGCTCGTGGAGACAGGCCAGGAGGCAGAAACAGGCAAAGGAATCGAGGAGAGGCAATGCAGGAACCAAATCCTGGGAAACAAGCCCCTTGTGGTCATTCGTGGGAACACGCTGATAGGGAAGTGGAAGCAATACGAAGAAGCCCTTGTTGCTACTGAGGGTAAGACTAGTCCCAACCTCGTAGCACAGAAACAGATGCTGGATGCGGCGGATAAGGAGGATGAACGCCTAAAAAAGGCACAACTAGCACTGTCGCGATGTCATCGCTACGTTCATATTCCGGACTGCGGGCATGACGTTATTCAGCAGAGACCAGAGGCAGTGGTTAAAGAAGTCACCTGGGTCATGGATCATCTCCAGCCAACGAGTGAGCATTCAACTATGGGGCTGAAAGCGTTGGTGTGGCTAAAAAGCCTGAAAGAGCGGTTCTTGGGCTGA
- a CDS encoding Acyl-coenzyme A oxidase — protein MPPPNPDWVKALKPSGPQGSELLEQERAKSDVNVDQLADFLFTKEVLERNAKILSILESDPIFDKSQNYFRGRKDRIEAALARGKALQRLSVKHNWSQDEYQAANDLISEPTPYGLHASMFLKTLEEQGTPAQHKLFLEPAQRYEYIGCYAQTELGHGSNVRGLETTATWNPEDKTFTIHSPHLTASKWWIGSLGKAANHAVVVAQLILNGKTYGPHPFVVPIRDLKTHEPLENIHVGDIGPKFGYNTMDNGFLLFNQVKIPHINMLSRFSGVDPETSKYIRPSNPALVYGTLTFVRSSIVLQSGSVLARGVTIATRYCAVRRQFQDRDAASDEVGENQVLNYTMVQQRLLPLLAASYALHFTGRAMIKLYEANQKRMAQKLGARDNAGRAPGPEELNPGSDLLADLHAISCSLKAFASTTAAEGLEVCRRACGGHGYSAFSGIGSWYADYLPTVTWEGDNYMLTQQVARYLLKSARAVLSGKAVDNSITRVFKEYIRRQDVGAAFDVLDSDQDLVNAFAWRVAFLTFEALKHRDEEKQSWNSLLIDFWRLSTAYAQYQVVKYFHEALQDEETKSSLDANTQEVLHKLFQLFALHHLQSHASEFFTSAATTVRQIQLARTKRTLALLDDVRPHAVRLVDSWKFPDWQLDSSLGRYDGKVYEDMFHRASEVNPLNDVVFDPYPNSPVLFRKDGTVKSKL, from the coding sequence ATGCCTCCTCCTAATCCAGACTGggtcaaggccctcaagCCCTCGGGTCCTCAGGGAtcagagcttctcgagcaagAGCGCGCCAAGTCGGACGTCAATGTGGACCAGCTCGCCGACTTTCTCTTCACAAAGGAGGTTCTGGAGCGAAACGCCAAGATTCTCAGCATTTTGGAGTCGGACCCCATCTTTGACAAGTCGCAAAACTACTTTCGGGGCCGAAAGGACAGAATTGAGGCTGCTCTCGCTAGAGGAAAGGCTTTGCAACGGCTTTCTGTCAAGCACAACTGGAGTCAGGATGAGTACCAGGCCGCCAATGACCTCATCAGCGAGCCCACTCCATATGGCCTCCACGCGTCCATGTTTTTGAAGACGCTGGAGGAGCAGGGAACACCAGCACAACACAAGCTGTTCCTCGAGCCTGCTCAACGTTACGAGTACATTGGCTGCTACGCGCAGACTGAGCTTGGTCATGGATCCAATGTTCGCGGCCTGGAGACAACGGCCACGTGGAACCCCGAGGACAAGACCTTCACTATCCACTCACCTCATCTCACCGCTTCCAAGTGGTGGATTGGCTCCCTTGGCAAGGCTGCAAACCACGCTGTCGTGGTGGCCCAGCTGATCCTCAACGGCAAGACATACGGCCCTCACCCATTCGTCGTCCCCATTCGAGATCTCAAGACCCACGAACCCCTGGAGAACATCCATGTCGGAGATATCGGTCCCAAGTTCGGTTACAACACCATGGACAAcggcttccttctcttcaaccaGGTCAAGATCCCCCACATCAACATGCTTAGCCGCTTCTCGGGTGTCGACCCCGAGACGAGCAAGTACATTCGACCTTCCAACCCAGCGCTCGTCTACGGCACCTTGACCTTTGTCCGATCTTCCATCGTCCTTCAGTCGGGATCCGTTCTTGCCCGTGGCGTGACCATTGCTACACGTTATTGCGCCGTTCGACGCCAATTCCAGGACCGCGATGCTGCTTCGGATGAGGTTGGCGAGAACCAGGTTCTCAACTACACTATGGTGCAGCAGCGTCTTCTGCCCCTGCTGGCCGCTTCTTATGCTCTGCATTTCACCGGCCGTGCCATGATCAAGCTCTACGAGGCCAACCAGAAGCGCATGGCTCAGAAGCTGGGTGCCAGGGACAACGCTGGACGTGCTCCTGGCCCAGAGGAGCTTAACCCCGGTAGCGATCTCTTGGCTGATCTCCACGCCATTTCGTGCTCTCTGAAGGCTTTCGCATCCACCACGGCTGCTGAAGGTCTCGAGGTCTGCCGTCGAGCCTGCGGTGGCCACGGCTACTCGGCCTTCTCCGGTATTGGCAGCTGGTACGCCGACTACCTCCCCACCGTCACATGGGAGGGCGACAACTACATGCTCACCCAGCAAGTTGCTCGCTACCTGCTCAAGTCTGCCCGCGCTGTCCTGTCGGGCAAGGCTGTCGATAACAGCATCACCCGTGTCTTCAAGGAGTATATCCGAAGACAGGACGTCGGTGCTGCCTTTGATGTTCTTGACAGCGACCAGGATCTCGTCAATGCCTTTGCCTGGCGAGttgccttcttgacctttgaGGCTCTCAAGCACCgggacgaggagaagcagtCTTGGAACAGTCTCCTGATTGACTTCTGGCGTCTGTCTACTGCTTATGCTCAGTACCAGGTTGTCAAGTACTTCCACGAGGCTCTCCAAGATGAGGAGACCAAGTCTTCTCTTGATGCCAACACTCAAGAAGTTCTCCACAAGCTGTTCCAGCTCTTTGCTCTCCACCACCTGCAGAGCCACGCTTCCGAGTTCTTCACCAGCGCAGCCACCACAGTCCGTCAGATCCAGCTTGCCCGCACAAAGCGGACACTggctctcctcgacgatgtTCGACCCCACGCTGTGAGATTGGTGGACTCATGGAAGTTCCCTGACTGGCAGCTTGACAGCTCGCTAGGTCGGTATGACGGCAAGGTGTATGAGGACATGTTCCACAGGGCATCAGAGGTGAACCCTCTGAACGATGTGGTTTTCGATCCTTATCCTAATTCGCCGGTCCTGTTCAGGAAGGATGGAACTGTGAAGTCCAAGCTGTAG